One Deltaproteobacteria bacterium DNA window includes the following coding sequences:
- the purH gene encoding bifunctional phosphoribosylaminoimidazolecarboxamide formyltransferase/IMP cyclohydrolase produces MVRIRRALVSVSDKTGVVELCLALQRYGVSVVSSGGTAQALEAGGVAVTRVSEYTGSPEILGGRVKTLHPRIHAGILARATREQQDELVRHDIDPIDLVVVNLYPFVRAVADPAVTDEVAMENVDIGGPAMLRAAAKTFERVAVVVDPADYARLVESLDREDAGLTLELRRQWAAKAFAHTAAYDAAITGYLERTAPGVAAEEELPETLTLRLERAQGLRYGENPHQAAGFYRVARAGQTMGELALEQLHGKELSYNNILDADAAWELAADLPPGAVCIIKHNNPCGVAWETSGDPAVAYRRALAADPVSAFGGIVACHGTVTAAMAGEMKELFLEAVVARAYEPGALELLTKKKNLRLLRARPGASGADLHLRSAAGGILVQRRDLSVEDLATARVVSERRPTEDELADLSLAWRICKHVKSNAIVLARAGQMVGVGAGQMSRLDSVRLAATRAVLPTAGTALASDAFFPFRDGLDAAVAAGVTAVVQPGGSVRDDELIAAANEHRIAMVFTGVRHFRH; encoded by the coding sequence ATGGTCCGAATCCGCCGAGCTCTCGTCAGCGTTTCCGACAAGACGGGGGTCGTGGAGCTATGCCTTGCGCTCCAGCGGTATGGGGTCTCCGTCGTTTCGTCCGGGGGAACGGCCCAGGCGCTGGAGGCGGGGGGCGTTGCGGTGACCCGGGTGTCCGAGTACACGGGCTCCCCGGAGATCCTGGGCGGACGCGTGAAGACCCTGCATCCGCGGATCCACGCTGGGATCCTCGCGCGCGCGACGCGGGAGCAGCAGGACGAGCTGGTCCGTCACGACATCGATCCCATCGACCTCGTGGTCGTGAACCTCTATCCCTTCGTTCGTGCGGTCGCGGATCCGGCCGTGACCGATGAGGTCGCGATGGAGAACGTGGACATCGGGGGGCCGGCCATGCTTCGCGCGGCGGCGAAGACCTTCGAGCGGGTGGCGGTGGTCGTGGATCCCGCGGACTACGCGCGCCTCGTCGAGAGCCTCGATCGCGAGGACGCGGGTCTCACGCTGGAGCTGCGGCGACAGTGGGCTGCAAAGGCGTTCGCCCACACCGCCGCGTACGATGCCGCCATCACCGGCTACCTGGAGAGGACGGCCCCGGGGGTGGCCGCCGAGGAGGAGCTGCCCGAGACTCTGACGCTCCGCCTCGAGCGTGCGCAGGGGCTGCGGTATGGGGAGAACCCGCATCAAGCGGCCGGCTTCTATCGTGTGGCCCGGGCCGGTCAGACGATGGGTGAGCTCGCACTCGAGCAATTGCATGGCAAAGAGCTGAGCTACAACAATATTCTAGACGCCGATGCGGCCTGGGAGCTGGCGGCCGATCTGCCTCCCGGGGCGGTCTGCATCATCAAGCACAACAACCCCTGCGGGGTGGCGTGGGAGACGTCGGGCGACCCGGCGGTGGCATACAGGCGGGCTCTCGCGGCCGACCCGGTCAGCGCCTTCGGGGGGATCGTGGCCTGCCACGGGACCGTGACGGCGGCCATGGCGGGGGAGATGAAGGAGCTGTTTCTGGAGGCGGTGGTAGCTCGCGCGTACGAGCCGGGTGCGCTGGAGCTCCTGACCAAGAAGAAGAACCTGCGTCTTCTCCGCGCGCGCCCGGGGGCGAGCGGCGCCGACCTGCACCTCCGATCTGCGGCGGGTGGGATCCTGGTCCAGCGACGCGATCTCTCGGTGGAGGATCTCGCGACCGCTCGTGTGGTCAGCGAGCGACGCCCGACGGAGGACGAGCTCGCCGACCTGTCCCTCGCCTGGCGGATCTGCAAGCACGTCAAGAGCAACGCCATCGTGCTGGCGAGGGCGGGGCAGATGGTGGGCGTGGGCGCCGGTCAGATGTCGCGGCTGGACTCAGTTCGCCTCGCGGCGACGCGAGCGGTTCTTCCGACGGCTGGAACGGCGCTCGCGTCGGACGCCTTCTTTCCCTTTCGCGACGGACTGGACGCGGCCGTGGCCGCTGGGGTGACGGCGGTGGTTCAGCCCGGTGGATCGGTTCGGGACGACGAGCTGATCGCCGCTGCGAACGAGCACCGCATCGCCATGGTGTTCACGGGCGTCCGGCATTTCAGACACTGA
- a CDS encoding penicillin-insensitive murein endopeptidase, which translates to MGRWLASPLLVGLAACVGPGLLTDGSSVSVGTHSRGLLRRGHKLPARGEGYVVPPRWLSRDRSYGTDELVSLILRAARRVERQHRNAMLGVADLSPRGGGPSPEHLSHRSGRDVDLIYYTTDLRGKPVLPSEMLHYDESGLSRSDSAEGAGGILTGAAAYWQRPPPTAEGPAGTPPPRRLDVQRTWALVRALVTDPEVHVQWIFIGRTVARQLLAHAQRINEPAWVVERAESLMHQPGDAQAHDDHVHVRVFCPLSDRQLGCVDRGPPRWMKKSLKYSHLPPFRQATQVDLQQLTLAPIRYPFL; encoded by the coding sequence ATGGGTCGCTGGCTCGCCTCCCCCCTGCTCGTCGGACTCGCGGCCTGCGTTGGCCCAGGCTTACTCACCGATGGAAGTTCGGTCTCGGTCGGTACCCACTCCCGGGGTCTACTGCGCCGTGGACACAAGCTCCCTGCCCGAGGAGAGGGCTACGTCGTACCCCCGCGGTGGCTGAGCCGGGACCGAAGCTACGGCACCGACGAGCTCGTCTCCCTCATCCTCCGGGCCGCCCGGCGGGTGGAGCGCCAGCACCGCAACGCTATGCTCGGGGTGGCCGACCTGAGCCCCCGCGGCGGCGGACCGTCGCCCGAGCACCTGTCGCACCGCTCGGGTCGTGACGTGGACCTCATCTATTACACCACGGACCTCCGGGGCAAACCGGTGCTCCCTTCGGAGATGCTGCACTACGACGAGTCCGGGCTGAGCCGCTCCGATTCGGCGGAGGGAGCGGGCGGGATCTTGACCGGCGCGGCCGCGTACTGGCAGCGGCCGCCACCGACGGCCGAAGGTCCGGCGGGAACGCCACCGCCGCGGCGCCTGGACGTCCAGCGCACCTGGGCCCTCGTGCGCGCGCTCGTCACCGACCCCGAGGTCCACGTGCAGTGGATCTTCATCGGTCGCACGGTGGCCCGACAGCTGCTCGCTCACGCACAGCGTATCAACGAGCCGGCCTGGGTCGTAGAGCGCGCGGAGAGCCTCATGCACCAGCCCGGTGACGCCCAGGCCCACGACGACCACGTCCACGTACGGGTCTTCTGTCCGCTCTCGGATCGCCAGCTCGGCTGCGTCGACCGCGGGCCACCACGCTGGATGAAGAAGAGCCTGAAGTACAGCCACCTGCCACCCTTCCGCCAGGCCACTCAGGTGGACCTACAGCAGCTCACGCTCGCCCCTATTCGGTACCCCTTCCTCTAG
- a CDS encoding MerR family transcriptional regulator, whose translation MLNERDLTQIEKVHADGLTSAQIIQIFQARGARLSEATFRKYVQLGLLPRSKRVGSKGKHRGSHGIYPCATVRRINSIKRLMASSYTIEEIQRSFSAFKQQIDDIEAALDELFKGFEREIGQPAFDLSRRRTLSRDIGVARRTATDLVRRIIEIENEVTLADRPRRVVGAGTLADF comes from the coding sequence CTGCTGAACGAGCGGGACCTGACCCAGATCGAGAAGGTGCACGCCGATGGCCTGACGTCCGCTCAGATCATTCAGATCTTCCAGGCTCGGGGCGCGCGCCTTTCCGAGGCCACGTTTCGGAAGTACGTGCAGCTCGGCTTGCTGCCCCGCAGCAAGCGCGTGGGAAGCAAGGGCAAGCATCGGGGCTCGCACGGGATCTATCCCTGCGCGACGGTGCGTCGGATCAACTCGATCAAGCGCCTGATGGCCAGCAGCTACACGATCGAGGAGATCCAGCGCAGCTTCAGCGCCTTCAAGCAGCAGATCGACGACATCGAGGCCGCTCTCGACGAGTTGTTCAAGGGATTCGAGCGCGAGATCGGCCAGCCGGCCTTCGACCTGTCACGCCGTCGCACGCTGTCGCGCGACATCGGTGTGGCGCGTCGCACGGCGACGGATCTGGTCCGTCGGATCATCGAGATCGAAAACGAAGTCACCCTCGCTGATCGGCCCCGTCGCGTGGTTGGGGCCGGGACGCTCGCCGACTTCTGA
- a CDS encoding threonylcarbamoyl-AMP synthase produces MTAPSGSVPDRTRADAEGIRRAAVAITEAAVVAVPTETSYGLAADALDPLAVARVLAIKGRSEGHQVSVLVADRAMLARVAARISPVAEELMARHWPGALTLVVPAREGLPAALVNSTGGVGVRISSDPVVQALLRAVGRPITATSANRSGEPAATEAEGAGLAGVALVLDDGPRCAPASTVVDVTGVPVVLRQGAVVI; encoded by the coding sequence GTGACGGCGCCTTCCGGGTCCGTCCCCGACCGCACGCGGGCCGACGCGGAGGGGATCCGCCGCGCGGCGGTCGCGATCACCGAGGCTGCGGTCGTGGCCGTTCCCACCGAGACGAGCTACGGGCTCGCGGCCGACGCGTTGGATCCGCTCGCCGTCGCCCGGGTGCTCGCGATCAAGGGACGCTCAGAGGGCCATCAGGTCTCCGTGCTCGTCGCGGACAGGGCCATGCTGGCGCGCGTGGCAGCGCGCATCTCGCCTGTCGCGGAGGAGCTCATGGCGCGGCACTGGCCGGGCGCGCTGACGCTCGTGGTGCCCGCGCGGGAGGGGCTTCCTGCGGCCCTGGTGAATTCTACCGGTGGAGTCGGCGTCCGGATCTCGTCGGATCCGGTGGTGCAGGCCTTGTTGCGCGCCGTCGGGCGACCGATTACGGCTACGAGCGCGAATCGGTCGGGGGAGCCGGCGGCAACGGAGGCGGAGGGTGCCGGCCTGGCAGGCGTAGCGCTGGTGCTCGACGACGGTCCGCGCTGCGCGCCGGCGAGTACGGTCGTGGACGTCACCGGTGTCCCGGTCGTGCTGCGGCAAGGGGCGGTGGTGATATGA
- a CDS encoding DNA-binding protein: MDQDTQLKLDPALDLEIDQPAAPADEVDEVSRKIRRRRRRDRPRSRTIAMKRLTKEELRQGALLIPFLDHERPQTRAECCGGARPCPFVSCKHHLYLDVNPETGSIKLNFPHLEVWEMADTCSLDVADRGGITLEEVGEIMNLTRERIRQVEVRGLLKLKMTAAADGITPGS, from the coding sequence ATGGATCAGGACACGCAGCTCAAGTTGGACCCCGCGCTGGATCTGGAAATCGACCAGCCTGCCGCTCCTGCAGACGAGGTGGACGAGGTAAGTCGGAAGATCCGTCGGCGTCGGCGGCGCGACCGCCCGCGCAGCCGCACGATCGCGATGAAGCGGCTGACGAAGGAAGAGCTTCGGCAGGGCGCGCTGCTCATTCCGTTCCTCGACCACGAGCGGCCCCAGACTCGCGCCGAATGCTGCGGTGGCGCGCGTCCGTGTCCTTTCGTGAGCTGCAAGCATCACCTCTACTTGGACGTGAACCCCGAGACGGGGTCGATCAAGTTGAACTTCCCGCACCTCGAGGTCTGGGAGATGGCGGACACCTGTTCGCTGGACGTGGCGGACCGCGGCGGGATCACGCTCGAGGAGGTCGGGGAGATCATGAACCTGACCCGCGAGCGGATCCGGCAGGTGGAGGTCCGTGGGCTGCTGAAGTTGAAGATGACGGCGGCCGCCGACGGCATCACCCCCGGTAGCTGA
- a CDS encoding methyltransferase, with translation MTSDRGRTLDTVCRGLLALEQPRRGYRFDLDPLLLAQFCLGRVQAPEAVVDLGAGCGVVGLLLGRHWPRCAVHLVELQAELADLGRENAARNALAERAVVHHADLRSWGAWPRSPRRPVLVVSNPPYFPTASGRVSADPQVAMARHELRCTLEELVATVARNVAPGDLLALIHLATRRESLLAALGDAFVVRRVRDVHPLPGRPRHRVLVLAERRGAEGSPPDGEVARVDPPLVVAEAVGRFSEELRDLLEPMGPLQLLTEEEPSERFTRS, from the coding sequence ATGACGAGCGACCGAGGTCGGACGCTCGACACGGTGTGCCGCGGCCTGCTTGCGCTGGAGCAGCCCCGGCGCGGCTACCGCTTCGACCTGGATCCCCTGCTCCTCGCGCAGTTCTGCCTCGGGCGTGTGCAGGCCCCGGAGGCGGTGGTGGACCTCGGTGCCGGCTGCGGCGTGGTGGGGCTCCTCCTCGGCAGGCATTGGCCCCGGTGCGCCGTGCACTTGGTCGAGCTGCAGGCGGAGCTCGCCGACCTCGGGCGTGAGAATGCCGCGCGCAACGCGCTGGCGGAACGCGCCGTGGTGCACCACGCAGACCTGCGGAGCTGGGGGGCATGGCCCCGATCGCCTCGCCGGCCGGTGCTCGTGGTGAGCAACCCTCCCTATTTCCCGACCGCGTCCGGACGCGTGAGCGCTGACCCCCAGGTGGCGATGGCGCGGCACGAGCTGCGCTGCACGCTCGAGGAGCTGGTGGCGACGGTCGCCCGGAACGTGGCGCCCGGGGATCTCCTGGCGTTGATTCATCTGGCGACGCGGCGCGAGTCGCTGCTGGCGGCGCTCGGCGACGCATTCGTCGTGCGACGGGTGCGTGACGTTCACCCGCTGCCCGGACGTCCGAGGCACCGCGTCCTGGTGCTCGCCGAACGCCGCGGAGCGGAGGGCTCCCCGCCCGACGGAGAGGTGGCGCGCGTGGACCCACCACTCGTCGTGGCCGAGGCGGTCGGGCGGTTTTCCGAGGAGCTGCGAGACCTCCTGGAGCCGATGGGGCCCTTGCAGCTCTTGACAGAGGAGGAGCCCTCTGAGAGGTTCACGCGGTCCTAG
- a CDS encoding protein kinase, which translates to MGERFGKYELVRRIGVGGMAEVFVAKTHGAQGFVKHVVIKRILPAFNEDPDFVRMFINEAHLAARLQHANIVQIFDFDHVAGVYYIAMEWVDGTDLRRVHQVARRRSMALPRTLALHVGVETLKGLHYAHTRSEGGKPLGIVHRDISPHNLLLSFSGELKVTDFGIAKMAALASATNSGVVKGKLTYMSPEQLDGSGVDARTDLYALGVVIWELLTGQRLYQGSASEAELIAQVRRAQAPPVRSLAPDVPVELEAVVTRLLASRAEQRYATAAEALSDLSRFAGVQDSLEVARFLKLLLPGEAERGEREETQMLATPVDGWGGFEAPPDAPTHTHGEDPGLPEFLAADEVGVLAPPGGEGASEPSARPKEGEVSLAEAQPEGATVGRLAPRGRPRYGLIVLSTLLAFSVSGTAAWLLAEQLGLASRPRPAPSETRSDVAMVLVETDPPGAALRVDGVSIAAPSPHRLAGARGTVLRLEARLGARRAVSEVRLGDLERTVLRLNGETAALQPKGSDGTRPGSQPSRAQDDPTPTPAQAPASAPVPEAADGHASPGPALKEARGKASRRTSRPSGKPRGQGLLDVVVAPWARVLVDGKEIGETPIRGHQIAGGSHRVELSNPEIGRRELVKIRVAPGQLQRIRRDWTAQ; encoded by the coding sequence ATGGGTGAACGCTTCGGCAAGTACGAGCTCGTGCGACGCATCGGCGTCGGCGGCATGGCGGAGGTCTTCGTCGCCAAGACGCACGGCGCGCAGGGCTTCGTCAAGCACGTGGTGATCAAGCGCATCCTTCCCGCGTTCAACGAGGACCCCGACTTCGTCCGCATGTTCATCAACGAGGCCCATCTGGCGGCCCGCCTTCAGCACGCGAACATCGTCCAGATCTTCGATTTCGACCACGTGGCGGGGGTCTACTACATCGCCATGGAGTGGGTGGACGGCACGGACCTGCGGCGCGTCCATCAGGTGGCGCGCAGGCGTTCCATGGCGCTCCCCCGCACGCTGGCGCTCCATGTCGGCGTGGAGACGCTCAAGGGGCTGCACTACGCGCACACCCGGAGCGAGGGAGGAAAGCCACTCGGCATCGTTCACCGGGACATCAGCCCTCACAACCTGCTCCTCTCGTTTTCCGGCGAGCTGAAGGTGACGGACTTCGGTATCGCGAAAATGGCTGCGCTGGCGAGCGCCACGAACAGCGGCGTGGTCAAGGGCAAGCTGACGTACATGTCGCCGGAGCAGCTCGACGGGTCGGGAGTCGACGCGCGAACGGACCTGTACGCGCTCGGGGTCGTGATCTGGGAGCTTCTGACCGGGCAGCGTCTGTACCAGGGGAGCGCGAGCGAGGCGGAGCTCATCGCGCAGGTGCGGCGCGCGCAGGCGCCGCCGGTTCGAAGCCTCGCTCCCGACGTACCGGTCGAGCTCGAGGCGGTGGTGACGCGCTTGCTCGCGTCGCGGGCCGAGCAGCGATACGCCACCGCGGCCGAGGCGCTCTCCGATCTGAGCCGGTTTGCCGGCGTGCAGGATTCCCTGGAGGTCGCGCGCTTCCTGAAACTCCTGCTTCCGGGCGAGGCGGAGCGAGGGGAACGGGAAGAGACCCAGATGCTGGCGACCCCCGTCGACGGGTGGGGAGGGTTCGAAGCGCCGCCCGACGCGCCGACGCACACCCATGGGGAAGACCCGGGGCTCCCGGAGTTCCTCGCCGCAGATGAGGTAGGGGTGCTGGCCCCGCCGGGTGGTGAGGGCGCGAGCGAACCGAGCGCTCGACCGAAGGAGGGCGAGGTGTCGCTCGCCGAGGCTCAGCCGGAGGGGGCCACCGTGGGGCGTCTCGCGCCGCGGGGGCGACCGCGCTATGGGCTGATCGTCCTCTCGACCTTGCTGGCGTTCTCGGTCAGCGGGACGGCCGCCTGGCTTCTGGCGGAGCAGCTCGGACTGGCGTCCCGTCCGCGGCCCGCGCCGTCGGAGACGCGGTCGGACGTGGCCATGGTTCTGGTCGAGACCGATCCGCCGGGCGCTGCGTTGCGGGTGGACGGAGTCTCCATCGCCGCACCGTCGCCCCATCGCCTTGCGGGGGCGCGTGGCACCGTCCTGCGCCTGGAGGCGCGGCTGGGAGCACGTAGGGCCGTGAGCGAGGTGCGGCTGGGTGACCTCGAACGCACCGTGCTTCGATTGAATGGCGAGACGGCGGCCCTCCAGCCGAAGGGGTCTGACGGAACCCGCCCGGGCAGCCAGCCGTCTCGCGCACAGGACGACCCAACCCCAACCCCGGCCCAGGCCCCGGCATCTGCTCCTGTCCCGGAGGCCGCGGATGGTCACGCGAGTCCTGGTCCGGCCCTCAAGGAAGCCCGCGGCAAGGCCTCCCGGCGGACCTCTCGTCCGAGCGGCAAGCCACGAGGGCAAGGGCTGTTGGACGTGGTGGTGGCTCCGTGGGCGAGGGTGCTGGTGGATGGAAAGGAAATAGGCGAGACCCCGATCCGCGGCCACCAGATCGCCGGCGGGAGCCACCGCGTCGAGCTCAGCAACCCCGAGATCGGGCGACGGGAGCTGGTGAAGATCCGCGTCGCGCCGGGCCAACTGCAGCGCATCCGCCGCGACTGGACCGCGCAGTAG
- the purD gene encoding phosphoribosylamine--glycine ligase, which translates to MRVLVLGSGGREHALCWRLARSPSIDRLYCAPGNPGTGAVAANVGIRVSDTEALLSLAVDEALDLVVVGPEAPLCDGIADRFAAKGIPLVGPTRSAARLEGSKAFAKEFMARHGIPTAAFGVFEDPAEAARYIDGERGARVIKADGLAAGKGVVVAGDAEEAKRAAAAMLGGALGGAGRRIVVEERLEGEELSLIALTDGERIQVLAGCQDHKALLDGDRGPNTGGMGAYSPAPLLRPALLERAIRDVLEPTVRGMAADGAPFRGFLYAGLMIRDDELRVLEFNCRLGDPETQPLMLRMESDLAPHLLGAAAGKLPDEAIVWDPRVAVCVVLASREYPGECRTGLPITGVSEAEGLAQVTVFQAATAEAGGQLVTAGGRVLGVTALGGDVAEARARAYDAASRIHWEGVQYRRDIGWRALGAAPGSGA; encoded by the coding sequence ATGCGAGTGCTGGTGTTGGGATCCGGAGGGCGGGAGCATGCATTGTGCTGGCGGCTCGCGAGGAGCCCCTCCATCGACCGCCTGTACTGCGCGCCGGGAAACCCCGGCACCGGGGCGGTGGCGGCAAACGTCGGGATCCGGGTGTCGGACACGGAGGCGTTGCTCTCGCTGGCCGTCGATGAGGCGCTGGACCTCGTGGTCGTGGGCCCCGAGGCACCCCTGTGCGACGGGATCGCCGACCGCTTCGCGGCAAAGGGGATCCCGCTCGTCGGGCCGACCCGAAGTGCGGCGCGGCTCGAAGGGTCCAAGGCCTTCGCCAAGGAGTTCATGGCGCGGCACGGGATCCCGACCGCTGCGTTTGGGGTTTTCGAGGATCCCGCGGAGGCCGCGCGATACATCGACGGGGAGCGGGGAGCGCGGGTGATCAAGGCGGATGGCCTGGCGGCGGGGAAGGGGGTCGTGGTGGCGGGGGACGCGGAGGAGGCCAAGCGCGCGGCAGCCGCCATGCTCGGCGGTGCGCTCGGGGGAGCGGGCCGCCGGATCGTGGTCGAGGAGCGGCTGGAAGGGGAGGAGCTGTCGCTCATCGCGCTGACCGACGGGGAGCGGATCCAGGTCCTCGCGGGGTGTCAGGATCACAAGGCGCTGCTCGACGGAGACCGGGGACCGAACACGGGCGGTATGGGCGCCTATTCACCGGCTCCGCTGCTTCGTCCCGCACTGCTGGAGCGTGCGATCCGGGACGTGCTCGAGCCGACCGTTCGCGGCATGGCGGCGGATGGCGCGCCCTTCCGGGGCTTCCTCTACGCGGGGCTCATGATCCGCGACGACGAGCTCCGGGTGCTCGAGTTCAACTGCCGGCTCGGGGATCCCGAGACGCAGCCCCTCATGCTCCGGATGGAGAGCGACCTCGCGCCGCACCTTCTCGGCGCCGCAGCCGGGAAGCTGCCCGACGAGGCGATCGTCTGGGATCCGCGGGTCGCGGTCTGCGTGGTGCTGGCCAGTCGCGAGTATCCGGGGGAGTGTCGGACGGGCCTTCCCATCACCGGGGTGTCGGAGGCCGAGGGTCTCGCGCAGGTCACGGTGTTTCAGGCGGCCACGGCCGAGGCGGGCGGGCAGCTCGTGACTGCCGGCGGGCGCGTGCTCGGCGTGACGGCGCTGGGAGGCGACGTGGCGGAGGCTCGCGCGCGCGCGTACGACGCGGCCAGCCGGATCCACTGGGAGGGAGTGCAATACCGCCGCGACATTGGGTGGCGCGCCCTCGGAGCCGCCCCCGGGAGCGGCGCGTGA
- a CDS encoding tetratricopeptide repeat protein: MRSIVATSVLLVSFLLAPEDAGAKKTRKPKTGPAAEQLLKQGDALAMVGSFDEAAKAYRKALDADANLSLAKVRLAHCLWKAGQVAEALKLLEPMAAEANPNVDGLSLLADIYLDAKEHQKAAGVLEKLVARRSSDLSLKLQLAQCYRQMAEGGNAEAKTKAIELFAEIEKSASDPHLRRTAMEAGLTMRFGELGKRILVAKEQLADGKAVEALRALNTIAAQNSQVGYVHYLRGLACLNPSVDDRKQAMTAFGKAKGVADADFQLGVLHYEEGDLKKSAERLKAAIKADATHQQAHYQLGLLYREEGHDKKAIDAWQKAVSLGPGTPIAQWAHTKMQVLTGRIQALAAGQVIDPASEILIGKRTCELIEKRWPVIKDPRLEQRLTRIMDRLLVHSDRPKRDLRYQIAVINVPVVNALTVPNGKIYFFTGLVDLIRTRMGDKDDAYAAVLAHEISHNTLRHGSGMIKMASTQKDYQSFWQLMMLMNALSRTHEFEADQYGVLYAYRAGYDPSYSVLLHQKMLQNKGEIPKGMTHPQHAERIERLRDYMLELRAKVRNFNKGVEALKTKKYDVAVDHFEIFLGVFPDSAAARNNLAVALHEKALMATEAAPVYRRSTDIDPEARIKTIKLRSTADEERRSRKLNKRLLWEAAGEYAMVLKKDPGYAQAHSNLGTALSDLGDLKRAKQHLQNALKVNPRYKEAMNNLAIVLAQQNDLKGAAAQLQHAVKLDGKYACAFFNLGLVLEKLGNKVEAAKAWEKYVALDSTSGWATVARARRAALKI, translated from the coding sequence ATGAGGTCCATCGTCGCCACGTCCGTGCTGCTGGTGTCTTTCCTGCTCGCGCCTGAAGACGCGGGGGCCAAGAAGACACGCAAGCCCAAGACCGGCCCGGCAGCCGAGCAGCTGCTGAAGCAAGGGGACGCCCTCGCGATGGTCGGTAGCTTCGACGAGGCCGCCAAGGCCTACCGCAAGGCGCTTGACGCCGACGCCAACTTGTCGCTCGCGAAGGTGCGCCTGGCCCATTGCCTCTGGAAGGCGGGCCAGGTCGCCGAAGCGCTCAAGCTCCTCGAACCCATGGCCGCCGAAGCGAACCCGAACGTAGACGGCCTCAGCTTGCTGGCGGACATCTACCTCGACGCGAAGGAACATCAGAAGGCCGCCGGGGTGCTCGAGAAGCTCGTCGCCCGCCGCAGCTCTGACCTGTCTCTGAAGCTCCAGCTCGCGCAGTGCTACCGCCAGATGGCCGAGGGCGGCAATGCGGAGGCGAAGACGAAGGCCATCGAGCTGTTCGCCGAGATCGAGAAGTCCGCCAGCGACCCGCACCTCCGCCGCACCGCAATGGAGGCCGGACTCACCATGCGGTTCGGCGAGCTCGGCAAGCGCATCCTCGTGGCCAAAGAGCAGCTCGCCGACGGCAAGGCCGTGGAAGCGCTTCGGGCTCTCAACACGATCGCCGCCCAGAACAGCCAGGTGGGCTACGTCCATTACCTGCGGGGCCTCGCCTGCCTGAACCCCTCGGTCGACGACCGGAAGCAGGCCATGACCGCGTTCGGCAAGGCCAAGGGCGTCGCCGACGCCGACTTCCAGCTCGGCGTCCTGCACTACGAAGAAGGCGATCTGAAGAAGTCTGCCGAGCGCTTGAAGGCCGCCATCAAGGCCGACGCGACCCACCAGCAAGCCCACTATCAGCTCGGACTTCTCTATCGCGAGGAAGGGCACGACAAGAAGGCTATCGACGCCTGGCAGAAGGCGGTGAGCCTCGGCCCGGGCACGCCGATCGCGCAGTGGGCGCACACCAAAATGCAGGTGCTGACGGGCAGGATCCAGGCGCTCGCCGCGGGCCAGGTCATCGACCCGGCCTCGGAGATCCTGATCGGGAAGCGGACCTGCGAGCTGATCGAGAAGCGATGGCCGGTCATCAAGGACCCGCGCCTCGAGCAGCGTCTCACCCGCATCATGGACCGGCTGCTCGTCCATTCGGACCGCCCGAAGCGGGATCTGCGCTACCAGATCGCGGTCATCAACGTTCCGGTGGTGAACGCGCTCACCGTGCCGAACGGCAAGATCTACTTCTTCACCGGCCTCGTGGACCTCATTCGCACGCGCATGGGCGACAAGGATGACGCCTACGCCGCGGTGCTCGCGCACGAGATCTCGCACAACACGCTGCGCCATGGCAGCGGCATGATCAAGATGGCCTCCACGCAGAAGGACTACCAGAGCTTCTGGCAGCTCATGATGCTCATGAACGCGCTCAGCCGCACCCACGAGTTCGAAGCCGACCAGTACGGCGTCCTCTACGCCTACCGCGCGGGATACGACCCTTCCTATTCCGTGCTCCTGCATCAGAAAATGCTGCAGAACAAGGGCGAGATCCCGAAGGGGATGACGCATCCGCAGCACGCCGAGCGCATCGAGCGGCTGCGCGACTACATGCTCGAACTGCGGGCCAAGGTGCGCAACTTCAACAAGGGCGTGGAGGCCCTCAAGACGAAGAAGTACGACGTGGCCGTGGACCACTTCGAGATCTTCCTCGGCGTGTTCCCTGACAGCGCGGCCGCCCGGAACAACCTGGCGGTGGCGCTCCACGAGAAGGCCCTGATGGCCACGGAGGCGGCTCCGGTCTATCGCCGCAGCACGGACATCGACCCCGAGGCGCGCATCAAGACCATCAAGCTGCGCAGCACGGCCGACGAGGAGCGCCGGAGCCGCAAGCTCAACAAGCGTCTGCTCTGGGAGGCGGCGGGCGAATACGCAATGGTGCTGAAGAAGGACCCGGGCTACGCGCAGGCGCACAGCAACCTCGGCACGGCGCTCTCGGACCTCGGGGACCTCAAGCGGGCGAAACAACACCTGCAGAACGCGTTGAAGGTGAACCCGCGCTACAAGGAAGCGATGAACAATCTAGCCATCGTCCTAGCGCAGCAGAACGACCTGAAGGGTGCGGCCGCGCAGCTCCAGCACGCGGTCAAGCTCGACGGCAAGTACGCCTGCGCCTTCTTCAACCTGGGGCTGGTGCTGGAGAAGCTCGGCAACAAGGTCGAAGCCGCGAAGGCCTGGGAGAAGTACGTGGCCCTCGACTCCACGAGCGGCTGGGCCACCGTCGCCCGTGCCCGCCGCGCCGCGCTGAAGATCTAG